The Drosophila teissieri strain GT53w chromosome X, Prin_Dtei_1.1, whole genome shotgun sequence genome has a segment encoding these proteins:
- the LOC122624648 gene encoding uncharacterized protein LOC122624648: MRISLANWRAISGGPYKLLQPLEICENHEMVQCIGWIIGLLCILQSLQGTQSTDYEILGDDSTLHIECSAAEDRGNIQIRQILDISTLTFNVAQDLQTLYFNGDVKVLMDLPKSPIGLQVDLFRWERSEWIPTPLALKRHNLCQALSNPLEVWYPIFMKIPKKEKVCPPIKGHVYSLVNVSNHGIVRNMPRMDVAGDVKALVHLTSGKLKTCAALFFKIYVTNR; encoded by the exons ATGCGAATATCGTTGGCTAATTGGCGAGCAATTAGTGGAGGGCCGTATAAATTGTTGCAACCACTGGAGATCTGCGAAAACCACGAAATGGTGCAGTGCATCGGCTGGATTATTGGCTTGCTATGCATTCTGCAATCCCTTCAAGGGACTCAG AGCACCGACTACGAGATACTAGGCGATGACAGCACCTTGCACATTGAGTGCAGTGCTGCAGAGGATCGGGGCAATATACAGATTCGACAGATTTTGGACATTAGCACTTTGACTTTCAACGTGGCCCAGGATCTGCAAACCCTGTACTTCAATGGCGACGTCAAGGTGTTGATGGATCTGCCCAAAAGTCCGATTGGCTTGCAGGTGGATCTATTCCGCTGGGAACGCAGCGAATGGATTCCCACCCCGCTCGCCCTGAAGAGGCACAACTTGTGCCAGGCCTTGTCCAATCCCCTGGAGGTGTGGTATCCCATATTTATGAAGATACCCAAGAAGGAGAAGGTTTGTCCGCCGATCAAGGGG CACGTGTACAGCCTGGTCAATGTGAGCAACCATGGGATTGTGAGGAACATGCCCCGCATGGATGTCGCCGGAGATGTGAAGGCCCTGGTCCACCTGACCTCGGGAAAGCTGAAGACCTGTGCGGCACTCTTCTTCAAGATCTACGTCACGAACCGTTGA